The genomic DNA GAGTGCCCTCACCGTCGACAATCTGCACAAGAGCCGGGATGGTCAGGAGCCCCTGGCAGCGATCACGGCCTATGACTATACCTTTGCCCGTCTGGCCGACGAGGCCGGTGTGGACATCCTGCTGGTGGGGGATACCGTGGGGATGGTGGTGCAGGGGGAATCCACTACGCTGCCGGTCACGCTGGACCAGATGGTCTATCACACGCGCTGCGTGACCCGAGGGCGCTCCCGGGCCCTGGTGGTGGCGGACCTGCCGTTCCGGGCCTACAAATCCAGCCCCGCCCAGGCCCTCGATAGCGCGACCCGGCTGATGGCCGAGGGCGGCTGTGAAATGGTGAAGCTGGAGGGCGGGGCGCCCATGGTTGAAACGGTGGCCTTTCTTCAGGACCGGGATATCCCGGTCATGGGACATCTCGGCTTGACTCCGCAGTCCGTCCATCAGTTCGGCGGTTTTCGAGTCCAAGGACGCGAGCCCGAGCGTGCCGCCGCGCTGGTGGAGGAGGCCATGGATATGGAGCAGGCCGGTGCCCGGGCGCTGTTGCTGGAGGCCGTGCCCCGGGACGTGGCCCGGCGGGTCACCGAATCCGTGAGCATCCCGGTGATCGGCATCGGTGCGGGCCGCGACTGTGATGGCCAGGTACTGGTATTGCACGACGCGCTGGGACTGTTCGAAGGCTTCCAGCCGCGGTTCGCCAAGCAGTACCTGGATGGGGCGGCCACGGTGCGCGAAGCCATCGGCAGCTTCTGCCAGGAGGTGCGCAGCGGAGCCTTCCCGACAAAAGAGCACAGCTTCGAGTAATCGGGGGCCTCCCCGCGCATGCATAGCGTCCATACTGTCGCACAGCTGCATGAAGTCCTGGCGGACTTCCGTCGTGCCGGGGACCGGGTAGCGCTGGTGCCCACCATGGGCAATCTCCACGCGGGCCATTTGGCCCTCGTGGAGCGTGCCCGAGAGCTGGCCGATCGGGTGGTGGTGTCCGTATTCGTGAATCCCGCCCAGTTCGCCCCGGGAGAGGACTTCGAGGAGTATCCCCGTACCCTTGAGGCGGACCGCGAGCGGCTGCTCGAGGCAGGGGTCGACGTCCTGTTCGCCCCTCGAACCGGGGAGATGTACCCGGATGGCGTGGGGGCCGTTACGGTGCGCGTGGATCGGGTCACCGAAGGGCTTTGCAGCGGCACGCGTCCGGATTTTTTCACCGGCGTGGCCACCGTAGTGACCAAGCTGCTGGTAGCCGCGCGTCCCGATTGGGCGGTGTTCGGGAAGAAGGATTACCAGCAATGGGTCACCGTCCGGCGCCTCGTCCGGAACCTGTTACTGGACGTGGAGATCGAGGCGGTCCCGGTGGTCCGTGAGGAGGACGGGCTGGCCCTGAGCTCGAGGAACCGGTACCTCTCCAGCGCGCACCGGGAGATGGCGTCGGGCCTGTACCGTGCCCTGCGGACGGCTGTGCGGACCGGAGAGAATGAGAACCTCGATGCCCGGGGC from Thiohalorhabdus sp. Cl-TMA includes the following:
- the panB gene encoding 3-methyl-2-oxobutanoate hydroxymethyltransferase; its protein translation is MSALTVDNLHKSRDGQEPLAAITAYDYTFARLADEAGVDILLVGDTVGMVVQGESTTLPVTLDQMVYHTRCVTRGRSRALVVADLPFRAYKSSPAQALDSATRLMAEGGCEMVKLEGGAPMVETVAFLQDRDIPVMGHLGLTPQSVHQFGGFRVQGREPERAAALVEEAMDMEQAGARALLLEAVPRDVARRVTESVSIPVIGIGAGRDCDGQVLVLHDALGLFEGFQPRFAKQYLDGAATVREAIGSFCQEVRSGAFPTKEHSFE
- the panC gene encoding pantoate--beta-alanine ligase, which gives rise to MHSVHTVAQLHEVLADFRRAGDRVALVPTMGNLHAGHLALVERARELADRVVVSVFVNPAQFAPGEDFEEYPRTLEADRERLLEAGVDVLFAPRTGEMYPDGVGAVTVRVDRVTEGLCSGTRPDFFTGVATVVTKLLVAARPDWAVFGKKDYQQWVTVRRLVRNLLLDVEIEAVPVVREEDGLALSSRNRYLSSAHREMASGLYRALRTAVRTGENENLDARGVEREAWTMLEAAGLDPEYTEVRRRGDLETVTDLQGPRVLLAAAHLGGTRLIDNLEFGSPDRTLEDSGSCR